The following coding sequences are from one Gadus macrocephalus chromosome 3, ASM3116895v1 window:
- the LOC132453524 gene encoding LOW QUALITY PROTEIN: cAMP-specific 3',5'-cyclic phosphodiesterase 4B-like (The sequence of the model RefSeq protein was modified relative to this genomic sequence to represent the inferred CDS: inserted 2 bases in 1 codon), producing MKKSRSVLSVTREEGIDPGLNGGGEKAESSRYSRSYTSGATLGTELRRGRSRRLSSSLQVPCWLRPRDRTRSPEVPTNVSRPTTLPLRIPPRISITQADSDGYEVENGVSPAHTPLGLQSXRALTLTTPFPSGQRRESFLYRSDSDYDMSPQSVSRNSLASEG from the exons ATGAAGAAGAGCCGCAGTGTGCTGTCGGTGACGAGGGAAGAG GGCATCGACCCGGGGTTGAACGGCGGCGGGGAGAAGGCGGAGTCGTCGCGCTACAGCCGCTCCTACACGTCGGGCGCCACCCTGGGTACCGAGCTGcgaagggggaggagccgacgCCTCTCCTCCAGCCTTCAG GTACCGTGCTGGCTCCGCCCACGGGACCGCACCCGCTCGCCCGAGGTCCCGACCAATGTCTCTCGCCCGaccaccctccctctccgcaTCCCGCCACGCATCTCCATCACCCAGGCAGACAGCGACGG ctaCGAGGTGGAGAATGGCGTGTCCCCGGCCCACACCCCCCTGGGGCTCCAGAG CCGGGCCCTCACCCTCACCACGCCCTTCCCCTCGGGCCAGCGCCGCGAGTCCTTCCTGTACCGCTCCGACTCCGACTACGACATGTCCCCGCAGTCGGTGTCCCGCAACTCCCTGGCCAGCgaggggtga